DNA from Malus sylvestris chromosome 11, drMalSylv7.2, whole genome shotgun sequence:
TGACTTATATGTACACAGGTCCGATCCCACAGAAAACGACAGTGTAGAGGGCTTGAGACCAAATGCCAGAGGGCCTGGTCTTGTCACCTTTGGGGTACGTCGCAGTTTTGGGTTATTATTCTCAATTTCTACTCGAGCATTACTCTTCATATGACTTTGTTTTCCTCTTTCTGGCATTGATAGTGCACTGAAGTATCTGTTAGGGTTTAGGTGGGGGCCACCTTATGATTGTTAAATTTAAACAATTTGACAATTCACATATAATAGCAAAGATATAGCTGTTTGTGATTTATTGAAAACACCCAACTGTAGTCCAAGCGACAGAATAGGCAACCGATTGAAACTGCATTCTTTAACACCAAACAAACTGTACATTTGATGATCTGAGAGCAGGTTTGTTTTACCTTATAATCATCATTACAGTAGTTTGACATTACATCAATATCGATTTTCTTTTGGCAATACCGACGGTCCGACTGTGTTAACTCCTCTACAATCTTGTTTTTTCCGACAACCCTTTTGTACGGCCACTCCTTTCATGTGCATAGTTTCAAGTCTTAAGATATACATACTTGTACCGCCATACTAATATATTCTTGCTACTTGCAGCCTGATCGTGTCGCAGAATTTTGTAAGAGAAACAAATTACAACTCATTGTAAGAGCTCATGAATGTGTCATGGATGGATTTGAAAGATTTGCCCAGGGACAGTTGATCACTCTTTTTTCTGCAACCAACTATTGCGGTACGCAAAATCTTTGTAAGTTTCTTTCCATGTTGCGGTGCTTGCAGTCTCATATGGCCTTTTCTTGCAGGGACGGCAAACAATGCTGGTGCTATACTGGTCGTTGGCAGAGGTTTGGTTGTGGTTCCAAAATTAATCCATCCTTTGCCGCCTCCTCTTCAGTCACCGGAGACATCTCCCGAACGCGTCATAGACGACACATGGATGCAGGTAAGCACATCTATAACGTTGTTTAATATGTATATGCCTTCAATGGATTATCATTTCCCCTGCTGCCTCTCTCATACTCTCGTATCCATTCTGTTGAGCAGGAGCTCAACATTCAAAGACCACCAACGCCTACTCGTGGTCGACCACAGCCTGATCTTGATCGAAACTCACTTGCATATATATAGCTCACAGATTTCAGTATTTCCCAACCGGTGAATGTGACAATCCACATTTCTCCCCAGGCCCGATCCTTTCCCAGTTCCCACATTATGGATTGCCTCGCTCAACACAGCGCGCCATCGCGTTCTCATTTGGATGTTATCGTTGCAGAAGTTGAAGCCTCGTCTAGTGTACACAATCTTAGAATGCTCGAGATTTAGACGTTTAGGGACCAAATTCTTCGTTTTTCGTTCATCGATTTTGTAATATATGTACAACAAGAAGAGTTTTTGAAGCTAAATAGAGAGAACTTATAGGGAAGGGAAATTGGTTAAATTTTGTTTCACTGTGATTTATGTAACATAGACAACAACTTACGTTTGATTATTTCATTAGTGTTTCTTCTCTTTTGGGGAGTGGTGTTTCAGAACAACCTCATACATTTGTAATTGTACATTTGTTCTCTTGATACAAGCGATATTGGGAGTAGGACAATCGAACGCCAGACCTCCGTGCATCGACAAATGTGATTAACCGCTTGAGCTACAAATTTTTGGCATCTCAAGAAATTAAAATCATTCACATCTCATTGCAAATCCAATCTTCTAAATTGCGGGAATTCGATTCTACTTTTGGTAAAATTCAAGCGTTCACTCGTTTAAACAAAATGTGCGGCGGGGAACTCACTTTAAATTGAATAGCACAATAATGTGACTACCTCGTTTGTCTACCTAATAAATTAAGGAACTGTAACGAAAAGTTtccggtactattcattttaacgaaaaaccatatttttacactaaaaagtcaatcttagtATTAtacactttaccctttatttcgTTCTTATAGTTAAgaatcaaagttttcaaatcattttcattagttttcctataaattAAAGGACAGTGCTCGGCTACTCAAGGATGAGTAGAAACTCTTACTCAAAACTCTTCGTGTTCGAATGATAGAGTTTTTTCTTATAATCAAAACCGTTCATTTTATAAATCACCCTGTAAAGATGACATTTACGTAAAAATGAACTAAACCTAAGGtcatttagtcaatctattgtagcaaatacatagatGGTTTGTAATGCTTTTACCACTTCTGTTCATCTGTTTTTATACAATTCAATGACTAACGaccttaattttaattgatttttttgcaGAAGCGATCTTTATAGTGTATTAATAACATGAGCGGTTTTGATCATACGAAGTTCTATAAATCGACAACAAACAATTTTGAGTAGGAATTCAAATTCATTCTTTGGGTCGTGAAGTATTATTCTAAATTAGAAACaaactaaaatgattgaattgGATCCTTTTTAACTTTACATTTGAGCTCATAATTTGCCATGTTATGAAGTCCCGCTTCCACTCTCTGCTTTCTTCTCACTGGCTCCAAATTCTGAGACAATTCTCGTCAGCCTCCGCCCTTAAACCCACATGGAACTCCAAAACCAACGTAATAATCACTAACCCAACTCTGCAGATCATGGAATCCTGCACCACCATACTCCAGCTGAAGCAAATTCAAGCTCAAATGACTACCACCGGCCTCATCACGCACACCTTTCCGGTCAGCAGGGTGTTAGCCTTCTGCGCTCTCGCCGACGGAGGCGACATTCGATACGCGCGTGTTCTTTTCACCCAGATTGGAAAACCCAATACGTATATGTGGAACACGATGATCAGAGGCTACTCAAAGGCTCAAATTCCAGAAATTGGTTTTTCGTTTTTCGGTCGAATGGTTCGTGAAGGTGTGGAGATGGACGGCCGAAGTTTTGTTTTTGCGCTCAGGGCGTGCGGGCAGTTTGGGAGAGTTTTGGAGGGGGATTCGATTCATTGCGTGATTTGGAAGATGGGTTTTGATTCTGATTTGCTGGTACGAAATGGTTTGCTGCATTATTATGCCGAGGGTGGGTTTCTAAGTCTTGCACGCAAAGTGTTTGATGAAAGTTCTACGAGGGATGTTGTTACTTGGACCGCGATGATTGATGGGTATGCAGGAAGTAATTGTTCTGATGAGGCTATGGAATTGTTCGGCTCGATGTTGTTGAGTAATGTCGAGCCGAATGAGGTTACTATGATTGCAGTGTTTTCGGCGTGTTCCGAAAAGGGAGATATTGGTATGGGAAAGAGTGTTCATCAATACATACAAAAGAAGAGTGTGAATTGTAGCCTAAATTTGCTCAATGCTTTGTTGGATATGTATGTGAAATGCGGATGTTTGCTTGCGGCTCAAGAGACTTTTGACAACATGAAAGTCAGGGATGTATTTTCATGGACTAGCATGGTTAATGGATATGCAAAATGTGGGGACTTGGACTCTGCAAGAAAGTTTTTCGATGACATGCCCGAAAGAAATGTAGTATCTTGGAATGCGATGATTGCTGGTTATACACAGAATAACCGACCAAATGACGCGTTGAAATTGTTTTATGGCATGGTGGAGTCAGGTATGGTTCCAACAGAGGACAGTTTAGTGTGTGCTCTATCTGCTTGTGGTCAATTGGGTTGCCTGTATTTGGGTCAGTGGATTCACAACTACTATATCGATCAAAAGCGTATTCTACGCAGTGTGATTCTGGGGAATGCATTGATGGACATGTATGCCAAGTGTGGGGGTATAAATTTGGCCGCACAACTCTTCAACGAAATGCCAGAGAGAAATGTGGTTTCATGGAACACCATGATTGCCGCATATGCCGGCCATGCGAAGCAAGCGCTTACTCTGTTCGACCAAATGAAAAGTACGGGACTGAAACCAGATTCTATCACATTTGTGGCGGTCTTGTCTGCTTGCAGTCATGGTGGATTAGTTTCTGAAGGCAAAGACCATTTTGAAAGCATGGCTAGGGATCATGGGATCGAGCCGAAAAAGGAACATTATGCTTGTATGATAGATTTACTAGGAAGAGTTGGATTGCTCGAAGAAGCTTACGAGTTGATAAACAAAATGCCAATGGAGCCAACAGAGTCTGCTTGGGGTGCACTTCTTAATGCATGTAAAATTCATGGGAATGTTGAGATGGCTAAGCTTTCTGCTGAGAGACTCTTAGAATTGGATCCCGAAGACAGTGGTATTTATGTATTGCTTGCAAATTTATGCGCTAATACGAAAAGGTGGGACGATGTACAGATAGTTAGGAGCATGATGAAAGAGAGGGGTGTGAAGAAGAATCCGGGGCGAAGCTTGATAGAGGTAGAGGGTGAGTTTCATGAGTTTTTGGCTGCTGATAAATCACACGCTCACTCAGAAGAGATTTATAAAGTACTAAATGAAATATATTCGTTCTCCAAATTAGTGTTACCTGCAAAGCATTTTGATGAACATATATCCATATGGAGATgagtttctttatttatttcgGCATTCTGAACAAATTAAAACGCCTGTTTCTCATAAGGGCTTTTGCTAGAAGTGATTTTATTACAcgttgaaatttttattaaaagctCGAGTGGGCAGGGGTACTAGCCTTACGTGCTTGTGCCGAAAGCACTGCAATGATGGTAACATAATTTTGCTCAGGATTGCTTAAGTTCAGCTTGATCGACTAGAGGCCTAAGGGATTGCACATTATCATATCGTACTGTGCTTAATCTGAACGTTGGATAATTGCAGATGAAAAGGATGCCCCCTCCCTGTAAAGCGCAGGCGTCCGGGTAAGGGACTCTTTGGTGAGCAGAGTTCGAGTGAAGAAGAAGATTTAGTAAGCACATCGGACCATGAAAATGCtcaagatgaagaaaacaagcAAGACAATGAGGATGACAATGAACGAATAGAAGAAGAGAAATATTCGGCGTACAGAATTCTCACACGAAAACACATAAAGGAGTCTTTCAATCCTCGAGTTGGTCAGGTTGAACTTTATCCCATTCAGCATGGGGACAAAGAATCTGGCCCTTGGCCTTGCAATCCTTGAACCCTTCCAAGTACTATGCAGTAAAAAGGTTAACTAAGGACTTGGAATCTCTTTCAACGGAATCCTTGAGCTTCGACACCAGAGAAGAATTCAACTCTTTGGGTTTCTCCGCTTCATCTTGGAGCTTCTTGAGCACTGACGAATTCCTGATGACGGGTGGTAGATAAGGCAGAGCTAACTTGAGACAATTTATCCACTTGGAGCTTCTTGGACACATGCTTATCAACGCCATCAAACTCCTCCAGCGCAGCGTTCTCCAAGATGTCAGGATGAACCAAAGTCGCTCTTCCTAGTCTTACTTCCAATGTCATGGCTAGACTGAAGGACAGAGGAAATAGGTTGGTCAGTGGAAGGTTGAGCTGGTTGAGGAGACGATGCTCGTTAAATTCAACCACAAGAGATAAAATTTAgagtgaaaaaaagaaaaagaaaggatgaagAGAGTGCTTACATTGCTGTGCAATTGGAAAGTATGGATAGCACCAAACCGAAGCCAGCTTGTTGCCGTCCATTTGAAACAAGAACGGTTCGACTCCATGCTGATACTGAGGTTGAAGAAGGACATCCCCAAGCCCCTCAATAGGGTCCGGGAGCCATTCCCGCCGCCCAATATCAAAGATGTAGATGGACTTTGGCTGGAGGGGGGCCAGCCTTCTGGGATGATGAGCTGCAAAG
Protein-coding regions in this window:
- the LOC126588359 gene encoding pentatricopeptide repeat-containing protein At2g22410, mitochondrial-like, whose amino-acid sequence is MKSRFHSLLSSHWLQILRQFSSASALKPTWNSKTNVIITNPTLQIMESCTTILQLKQIQAQMTTTGLITHTFPVSRVLAFCALADGGDIRYARVLFTQIGKPNTYMWNTMIRGYSKAQIPEIGFSFFGRMVREGVEMDGRSFVFALRACGQFGRVLEGDSIHCVIWKMGFDSDLLVRNGLLHYYAEGGFLSLARKVFDESSTRDVVTWTAMIDGYAGSNCSDEAMELFGSMLLSNVEPNEVTMIAVFSACSEKGDIGMGKSVHQYIQKKSVNCSLNLLNALLDMYVKCGCLLAAQETFDNMKVRDVFSWTSMVNGYAKCGDLDSARKFFDDMPERNVVSWNAMIAGYTQNNRPNDALKLFYGMVESGMVPTEDSLVCALSACGQLGCLYLGQWIHNYYIDQKRILRSVILGNALMDMYAKCGGINLAAQLFNEMPERNVVSWNTMIAAYAGHAKQALTLFDQMKSTGLKPDSITFVAVLSACSHGGLVSEGKDHFESMARDHGIEPKKEHYACMIDLLGRVGLLEEAYELINKMPMEPTESAWGALLNACKIHGNVEMAKLSAERLLELDPEDSGIYVLLANLCANTKRWDDVQIVRSMMKERGVKKNPGRSLIEVEDEKDAPSL
- the LOC126590495 gene encoding uncharacterized protein LOC126590495, giving the protein MNPAPTCFPLQLIIPEGWPPSSQSPSTSLILGGGNGSRTLLRGLGMSFFNLSISMESNRSCFKWTATSWLRFGAIHTFQLHSNLNLPLTNLFPLSFSLAMTLEVRLGRATLVHPDILENAALEEFDGVDKHVSKKLQVDKLSQVSSALSTTRHQEFVSAQEAPR